Genomic window (Phocoena phocoena chromosome 20, mPhoPho1.1, whole genome shotgun sequence):
GCCCGTGTGGCCTTCCCTCTCAGGATGTCGATGACCTGTGGGGCGATGCAGGGGTGGTGTCATCACCAGGCCACCCCTGCCCACACAGCcctgcttctctccatctctcctagCTCACGGGGTCTCCTAGCTCAGGGAGCACCGCCTCTTTCTCAGTACGTGCAGGGGGGCAAGTCACTTcctttctttgtgcctcagtcaCTCCTTTGTCTAGAACTCACACCCACGCCCTCAGGCTCACCGGCTCGCCTCCACGCCCTGGCACAGACGCGCACACGCCCACCGCCGCATCCCCTGCACGCACGTGCCCACTCACCTGTCACATCCGCGAGGACCGGCGCTCGGGCACAGACACCCCTGAAACCCCTGTAACCCCCGCCGCCACCAGCGCGCACACTCACTCACCCGGCGGCTGCGCGCCACCATGAGCGGCGTGTCGTTGTGGCAGTTCTTGAGGCCGCTGTCTGCGCCGCTGCGGACCAGCGTGCGCACGAGCGGGAGGAGCCCGCGGCCTGACGCCGAGTGCAGCGCCGAGCTGCCCGAGTACATTTGCGCGTTCACGTTGGCGCCGTGCTGCGGGCGGGTGGGCGCGGGTCAGGACCACCGCCAGGTCCCGGTGGAGGGCGTGGGGGGCGGAACCCAGGGGGCGGGGCTACAgtgaggggcggggccgggcgtgAGGGTGGGAATCACAACCTGGGGCGGGGCCAGATCGGGGTTGGGTGATAGAAGGGTAGAAGTTGGAAACAAAGGCGGGACAGAGCGGGATTGGAGGGGCGGCACCGAATCAACCGGAGCTGGACTCGGCAGCCCCGGCCAAAGCAGGGGCGGagtcagagaagggaagggtCCAGAGTCTGGGCCTGATCCTGGACGGAGTCGGGGAGGAAGGACAGCGCGGGGACAGGGCCACAGCCGGAAGGCAGGGTCAGCAAGACTCTAGGTGGTTGGGGCCTGGGACGTTTTGGGGCCGGAGGAGGGATGGGAGAAGACCCGGGACTAGTTCGTAGCCTGGAGGGGTGAAGTCCTAGGGTTGACAGAACGAGGCCTAGAAAGAAAGGTCGGGGCTGGAAGCGCAGCAAGAGCAAGAGCCAGAACTGGAAGGCGGCGTCGGTGGCAGGGATGGGGCGACAGCCGGGTGGTGTCAGAGGAAAGGGTGGGCGAGAGGCCACGGGCAGGGGCCTCACCCACCTGTAGCAGCAGCTGCACCATGCTAAGGCTGTTGTTTTCCACGGCGTGGATGAGTGGGGAGCGGCCGCTCTTAATGTCCTGCGGCAGGGCGGGAAGGTTTTAAGCGTCTCCTAGCACTGCCCAAACAGCCGGCGGCCCGCATCCTAACCGCTGGGTCCAGCATCTCAATCCCCTTAGATTCTtcaagccccaccccacccattcGGGCTCTCTCCCACCCAAGCCCCGCCCCGTTGGCCCCGCCCCCCTGCTCCTCTTGGCCCCTCCCCCGGCCCAATCGCGCTCACCACCGCGTCGATGTCCGCGCCGTGCTCCAGCAAGAGCAGCACCGCTTCTTGGCACTCGGTGTTCACGGCCACGTGCAGGGCGGTGAGCCCTGAAGGAGGGGGAGGCTCAGTTAAACCTGGGCCTGGGGCTTTGCAGCCTCAGGACTCCAGGTCCTGCCGGACAACCCCACCCCGCGCCCGGGTAGATGCTCACCGTCGTAATTGCGGGCCTCCAGGTCCATGGTGCCCCCGGCCGCGCTGTCCAGCAGGGCCCGCAGGCAGGCCGGGCTGCGGTGCTCGCAAGCTAGGTGCGCTGCCGTCTGGCCGTGGCGGTCCAGTGCCATGGGGCTGGCACCGGCCATCACCAGGAGCCGGACCACAGACGGCAAAGTGGTGATCACAGCCAGGTGTAGCGGTGTCTGGGGAACAGAGACTGTGAGGGACCCGTTCCCTGCCCTGCGTCCCAGTCCTGCCTTCCTCAGAATTCCTGAGTCCTGACCCCCAGCTGTAAGTCTTAGGCAGCAACCAGAGATCTGGAGCACCTCGTCCCTCAGATTCAAGAGTCAGGGCCCCCAGCTCTTCTTCCCGTAGGAAACAGAAGTCCGGGTTCCCAGACCCCTTTCCCATTAGATCcaggcccccaggcccccagcctcACCTGCCGGAGGTTGTTGTAGATATCCAGCTCCCGGCCGCCATGCTGGAAGAGGTTGACTAGCCGATGCACAGCTGGTAGATTGCCCTGCACCACCGCAATGTGGAGTGGCCTGGGGGTGGAGGATCACAGGCATTAGAGGCTGGTCACCTCTCACCCCCATACTCTCAGCAGTGCTAATTCCAAAATGCGCAGGATACTTTAGAAGCGTCTCTAGAATCCAaccactgctccccacccccactccctccaTCCTGTCAGGCACCACCATCTCCCCTCCTGGACTGTCCCCTCCTCGCTGGCCTCCCTGCTTCCATCCTGCTCTACTGTCTGTCCCTCACATAGCAGCTAGAGGGACCCTTTTAGACCCTAAGTCAGGTCATGCCCCTTTTCTGCACAGAATCCTCAGAGTAAAGTCCTCAGCGTGGCCCACAGGCCCTGTGTGATCTTGTTTCCTGCTCTTCAATTCCTTTTGATATCATCTCCGTCCACTCTCCTCAGCCCACTCTGGCCACTAGCCTCCTTGGTGTTCCTCAAACAAGGCATGCTTGCCTCCtaggcctttgcactggctgttccctctgctgggaaGAGTCTTCCCCCCATACCTGCAGGACTAGCTCCCCTCATTTGGGCCTCTGCTAAAATGGTACAGCAGtggctccctcccccacccccggctttATTTTCCTCCAGTTCATCACCTGATGTGGTACACTTTACTCGTTTCCTGTCTGAATCTCCCCCCATAGAATGTCAACTCCACCAGGGTAGAGCGTTTGGTGTGCTTCCATCACTGCCCAGTGCCTAGGACAGCGGCTGGTGCTGAGCAGGTGCTCCACAAACACGCTCTGAATAGGTAAGTCCCTCTCAAGGATCCCCGGCCATCCTTGAAGCTGATAACCACATTCCCACCCCGCTCAAGGCCACAGTTTTCTCTTGTGGAATGGGTGGGGATGAACTCGATACCACCAGCAAGGTCTCCATCAGCGGTGACTGGAGATCACGGTCAGCCTCCATCCCAAGAGTATGTATGTGGAGGAAGTTTTGCCCAGAAGGGAGGTGGGACAAACTAGTCACTGTTTGGGAAGCTGGACTGCGCAACCCAGGtccgccccgccccccacttcTGGACTGAAGGACTCATTCCCTCAGCTTCTGGGAAGGTTGTCAGCTCTCGGCTCTCTCTGGGAATTACCCTCCGCTGAAAAGAGCTGCTTGCCCAGGTCATGGGGGTGAGGTGGGTAGATGCCACCCAATGACATCCAGTGACTGGTCCGTGTGGGTGTCGAAGGCCTGGGCTTCTGGCCCCAACTCTGAAGGCCGCTCCAGCTGCAACATTCCCTGTGCGATAACTGAGGCCCTGATGAAACTACGTAGCAGCTCAAATTCTCCCTGTGCGCAGTCCTGCTTCCTCCATCTCTGTAGGCACTGATCTGGATAACACTTTTCAATAAActtcctgccccttcccaggGCCCCGAACCTGGAAGAGCCATTTAGAGCTGAGAGCAACCTGGGACGACTGTATGGGGTGGGGGACATTAGCGCTGAGGGCACAAGGCTGACTGGAGGTACACAGTCCCTACAACCTTTCTTTAAAGGCCATTTTCTAGAGCAACTTCTTTCTCACCCACCACTGCTTGCTGACAAACCAGAGCGTGGCTAAGAGAGGTGAACAGCGGGTCTCCCAATTGTGGAACCTGCATCCAGAATCCAGCTCCCTAGGTACTGGAGGCAGAGAAATCCTGCAGCCCTGGGGGCTTTGCCGGGGCTGCAAATTGCGTTACAAGTTTCTCTAGCTGTGCGGCTAGGTGGCCCTTTACAGCCTCgggtttctcctctgtaaagtaTAGCCTACAAGAACGCCCATCTCCCAGTAGGAGATTGTGCAGGTGTAACGCTGAACCTGGATCCTGAACCGAGAaagccaaatttaaaaagaaatcttgggGGAGGGGTCGGAGCTGGGCCAGGGCCCCCTTGGGAagggctccctcccctccctgcatctCCCAGGACGCCCGGCCTGGGTCCCCTTCGGGGCGGGAGGGGTTAAgtgagggcagagggagaaaatTATTTCAGAGAAACCGTCCAGGCCTGAGTTCCCATAAACGCGCGGGCCgcagggggtggggcggggctggaggAAGTGGGGACGGGAGGGGCGGCCCAGCCCTCGGACTTCCAGTAACAGGTCTGCTGGGCGGGGCTCCGCTTCCTGCTCCCGGGGGAGGGAAACCTGTCCCGTCGGGGATCTACCCCGGCCACCCGGCCATCCCAACTTCCATCCTCGAATAGGGCGGAGAGGGGAGCCTAATCCAAAGCGATCTAGTTACCCTGGGGGTAAGGGCCCCAACTTCTCCAGCCAGAGGACCCCTCTGGAACTCCACCCTCCAGGGCTCCGACTCCAGCTGGCTCCCTAACCCCCACATCTTGGCATCCATCCCCAAGATCTCTTGGGACCCGGGAATACGGTGCCCTAACTCATTGCGGATACGaactttccccttccctccagagTTCTAGATCCCCAAGCTGCCCTGCCCGCTGCTCCTTACCCGCCCAGGGGTCACGGAAGGCAGTCCCCCAACCTCTGCTCTCTGGGACTCAGGACGCGTTCCCCCCTCTCTTGGAGACCCAGACTTCCATCTCCCCAGTGCCTCCTGACTTCttggtggcggggggtgggggtgaggggtggggaggttGTCCGAATGCCCTGAGATCTTACTCCCTTGAATCCCTAGAAGTTCAGCCTCCCAACCATAGCTTTGCCATTCTGGGGACCCAGACCTAGCGtgtccctcctcccccgcccccgcctggcCTGTGCCTGCTGCCCATTCCGGTAAAGTCTCGGCCCCAGCGGAAGGGGTTAAGGTTAGAGGGAGCGCCAGGAGGGGGAGGCTGTGAGTGAGTGACGGGTGCTGACGTGGGGGaggcagagcagctgggctgcGGTCAGGTTCCGCGGGAAGGGATTTCCCCCAACAGGCAGCTGAGGCAGAAGTGTTTGCTTTGGGGGAGAGCGGGGAGGGCGGGGAAGGCGGCTGGGGTGTGGGGCTGGAGACTGGTGTGCCAGGTCACCTCTGCACCCTGCTTTCACAGGTTGCAAACAAATCACCCCTGGGGACAGATACAAATTAAATCTATTTCACTGATGACCCCAGACGTACCCAGAGTGGGCGGGAACTAGCTTTACCGAGCCCTGTATATGTATATCTCAGGTACTGTCTCCTGCTTGGGTTCACAAGGATAAGTCCACGACAACCCCGGGAGCTCTGTTCAACCAACCAAAAGCCACTCCcatgtactgagcacctactgtgtgcaccCCCCTCCGTTCTATGCACTGTTTGTATGTACATCACTGCACTGAATCCTAATTGTGATTATGAGCCCGGATTTCcaaatagggaaactgaggctcggggatGTGAAGTCACCCAGGAGCCAGTGGTGGAGGCGCCCCCCTTTCCTTGTAGAAATAGGCTTGTCCATCCCATCTCCACCTGTGGTTTCCAGTCCCCAAACCCCAGTCCCAGACAATCGCTTTATAGAAATCATTTCATTTCTGCCTCACAGAGACCCTCATCTTATGCTTCCTGTTTTTacagggggaaactgaggtagaGAGGGGTGAGAAAGTGGCCGGCTGAGATTCAAACCGAGGTCGATAGGATAACAATAACCATGGCGGTCAAGTATatcgagtgcttactatgtgctaggccctCCCATGCAGGATTTTTCAGTAGCTTTGTGCTGCTCAGAAGCATGGCCCCTCAAACGGCAGATGATAAAACCATGAGATTTGGGAAGTCAACTTAAGGGGTCGTCAAGTTAATTTAGTGGGCTATGGCCAGGAAACAATGACATAAGACGAgaatagaaaatcccaaagtagATCCCAAGTCGGAAGGGTGAGTGTTGTTTTGTTCTGTGcaatttttatttcaagtttataTGTGCGTGTATGTGCTGGGTTTAGTAAAAAGCAATAACGATAATAATACCAGTAATTAATACATATTGAACAGGCAATCTGCGAGGCTCAGTGCTAGGAGTTTAACATGTATAGTTCGTATAATACATTGGTCAGTGAGATGTCTTCCTCATTTTGGGATTTTGATAAAACATTTGAAGCCCACTGCTCCAAAAACATTCCTGGGAGGTAAGTGCTCTCAGGGTGCCCaatttttcagaagaggaaactgaggtccagagagggaaaggggcttgctcagagtcacacagcgGTGGAGACAGGGTTCTAACTCTGGTGCAGGTAACTTGAAAGCCCACGCTGAGTGCCCCTGTGCTGTGGTGGGTGGGTGAGGTGGGTGGAAGGTTGGTCTCCCCACTCCCTACTGCCCTCCATGAATGGGGGACTGTCACTCACGTGTCTCCGTCCTCGTCCGCATGGGTGGCCATGGCGATGTCAGCCGACAGGGGGTGTTCCATGGAGCACATCAGGGGGTACAGGGGT
Coding sequences:
- the BCL3 gene encoding B-cell lymphoma 3 protein, encoding MPRCPAGTMDEGPVDLRTRPKASGPPGAALPLRKRPLRAPSPEPAAPRGAAGPIVPPDPLRGGLDTPAVPAPPHGLARPEAIYYQGPLLSLYPTPTMGPPFPLLNLPTPLYPLMCSMEHPLSADIAMATHADEDGDTPLHIAVVQGNLPAVHRLVNLFQHGGRELDIYNNLRQTPLHLAVITTLPSVVRLLVMAGASPMALDRHGQTAAHLACEHRSPACLRALLDSAAGGTMDLEARNYDGLTALHVAVNTECQEAVLLLLEHGADIDAVDIKSGRSPLIHAVENNSLSMVQLLLQHGANVNAQMYSGSSALHSASGRGLLPLVRTLVRSGADSGLKNCHNDTPLMVARSRRVIDILRGKATRAAPACQPEPSPDRSATTSPESSSRLSSNGLLSASPPSSPSQSPPKDPPGFPMVPPNFFLPASSPPTFLPYAGVLRAPGRPVPPSPAPGGS